In the genome of Microbacterium paraoxydans, the window TCACTCGTCTTTCGAACTTCTTCCTCCGTACGCTCCGCGAAGATCCTGCCGGTGCCGAGGTCGCCAGTCACAAGCTGCTGATCCGCGCCGGGTACATCCGACCGCAGGCGGCGGGCATCTTCGCGTGGCTGCCGCTCGGCCTGCGCGTCAAGGCGAAGATCGAGACCGTCATCCGCGAGGAGATGGCCGCCGCGGGTGCGCAGGAGGTGCACTTCCCCGCGCTGATGCCGCGGGAGGCGTACGAGGCCACCGGGCGCTGGGACGAGTACGGCGATCTGCTGTTCCGCCTCCAGGACCGCAAGGGCGGGGACTACCTGCTCGCGCCGACGCACGAGGAGGCGTTCACGCTGCTCGTGAAGGACCTGTACTCGTCGTACAAGGACCTGCCGCTGACGATCTTCCAGATCCAGGACAAGTACCGCGACGAGGCCCGGCCGCGCGCCGGGCTCCTCCGCGGTCGCGAGTTCACGATGAAGGACGCCTACTCCTTCGACGCCTCCGACGAGGGGCTGGACACGAGCTACCAGGCGCAGCGGGACGCGTACGAGCGCATCTTCCAGCGGCTGGGCCTCGAGTACGCGATCGTGCAGGCCGACGCGGGGGCCATGGGCGGTTCGCGCAGCGAGGAGTTCCTGCACCCGACCCCCGTGGGCGAGGACACGTTCGTCCGCAGCGCCGGCGGCTACGCGGCCAACGTCGAGGCCTTCACCACGCCCGTCCCGGCTCCGGTCCCGTTCGACGCCGACGGCGCCCCCGTGATCTTCGACTCTCCGGACACGCCGACCATCGAGACGCTCGTGGCGCACTGCAACCGCGAGCTCGACGGCGAGTACACCGCGGCCGACACGCTCAAGAACGTCGTCCTCGCCCTGAAGCACCTCGACGGCACCCGCGAGCTCGTGATCGTCGGCATCCCCGGCGACCGCGAGGTGGACGAGAAGCGCGCAGAGGTGGCCTTCGCGCCGGCCGAGGTCGAGACCGCCACCGCCGAGGACTTCGAGAACAACCCGCTCCTGGTGAAGGGCTACATCGGTCCGTGGTCGCCCACGGGTGCCGTGCTGGGCGAGGAGTCCGCGACCGGCATCCGCTACCTCGTCGACCCCCGCGTGAGCGAGGGCACGAGCTGGATCACCGGTGCGAACATCGACCAGAAGCACGCGCACTCGGTCGTCGCCGGACGCGACTTCGAGGCGGACGGCATCGTGGAGATCGCGAACGTGCGTGCCGGCGACCCGGCGCCCGACGGCTCCGGTCCGGTCGAGCTCGCCCGCGGCATGGAGATCGGTCATGTCTTCCAGCTCGGACGGAAGTACGCGGAGGCGCTCGGCCTCAAGGTCCTCAACGAGAACGGCAAGCTCGTCACGGTCACCATGGGGTCGTACGG includes:
- a CDS encoding proline--tRNA ligase codes for the protein MVTRLSNFFLRTLREDPAGAEVASHKLLIRAGYIRPQAAGIFAWLPLGLRVKAKIETVIREEMAAAGAQEVHFPALMPREAYEATGRWDEYGDLLFRLQDRKGGDYLLAPTHEEAFTLLVKDLYSSYKDLPLTIFQIQDKYRDEARPRAGLLRGREFTMKDAYSFDASDEGLDTSYQAQRDAYERIFQRLGLEYAIVQADAGAMGGSRSEEFLHPTPVGEDTFVRSAGGYAANVEAFTTPVPAPVPFDADGAPVIFDSPDTPTIETLVAHCNRELDGEYTAADTLKNVVLALKHLDGTRELVIVGIPGDREVDEKRAEVAFAPAEVETATAEDFENNPLLVKGYIGPWSPTGAVLGEESATGIRYLVDPRVSEGTSWITGANIDQKHAHSVVAGRDFEADGIVEIANVRAGDPAPDGSGPVELARGMEIGHVFQLGRKYAEALGLKVLNENGKLVTVTMGSYGIGVTRILAIIAELNNDDKGLIWPASVAPFDVQVVAAGRDQVAFDVAEDLSVQLEAAGLDVLYDDRPKVSPGVKFGDAELVGVPKIVIVGRGAADGQVEFWDRRTGEREAVSVAEAVERLSATR